The Caulobacter sp. 73W region AAGTCGACGCGTGTTGCACATGGCGACGCCCGGAATGGCGCAAGACGAAACGTCGCCAACTCGTGGACCCTAGCCTGCCCCGCACCGACGGTCGACCCCGCGCCGGCGCGCAACCGCTGTGCGAAATCAGTAGTCCTTGCGCCAGCGGACCGAGAGCCTGTTGTCGCCCTGGCTGCTGAGGCGCGAGACGATGGCCAGCGCCCGCCGCACCCGCCATTCCACCTGCGCCGCCGGCCCGTCGCGACCGCCGCCGATCAGTTCAAGATAGACGTCGTCGGTGATGTACTTGCCGCCCGCCACGGTCATGCCCGCCGCGTCCCCGGCGAAGGACAGCCGGTCCAGGCCCGCCAGGTTGCGCAGGCCGCCGATCACGTCGAACCCGCCGCCGCCCGACAGCGCCGCCAGCGCCGAAGCTAGCTGAGCGGCCTCCAGCGGCGACAGTTGCGAGGCCGAGGCCCCGAACAGCACCTGGGACAGCACCTCGTCGTTAGGCAATTGCGGCGTGGAGGTCAGGGAGATCTCCGGCTTGGCCGCGGTACCCAAGATGCGCACCACCGCCGTCAACGTCGGGTCTTCCCGCGTCGCCGACAGATCCAGGCGGATGCGTTCGGGCGAGTTGGCCAGATAGACCACGCCCCGCGTATCGAACTCGAACCGCTTGCCGGCGAAGTCGTAGTCGCCGCGCACCACCCGCGCCGTGCCCGTCAGGTCGGGACGGTTGCTGAACCCGCCGACATGGGCGTCCAGCGACAGCTCCACATCCAGGCCCCGACCGCGCACGAACACCCGACGCGGCGCCTTCAGGGTCACATCCAGCGCAAAGCCGGGCGAACTGCGCCGGGCCTGCAGGTCACGGCTGTCGGCGCGCGGCTTGTTGCGCTCGACCACCTCGATGGTCGGCACGCTGGGCGGGGTGACCGTATCAGCGGAGATTTCGCCCTCGTCGATGGTCAGGGCGCCGGCCAAGCGAACCTTGCCGTCAGCCCCTCGCTCCACCGTCGCCTCGCCGCTGGCCGAAGCTGTGGCCAGGTCGTTGTCGATCAGACGGAAGCGCCGCAACGCCAGCCGGAAGCTGGACGCCGCATCCCGCCGCAGGTCCAGCCGTCCGCCACCGGAGAGCGAACCGCCCCGTCCGTCAGCGGCCGAAGCCTCGCTGACGTCGATGGCGTTGTCCGCCAGGTTGGCGCGCACGGTCACGTTCTGCAGCTTCAGCCCCGTCGGGCCGTCGTCGAACGAGCCGCCGGTCATCGCCGCGTCCCCCACCAGGCGCGGGTCGGACAGGGTGCCGCCGAGCGAGCCCTTGATGTCGACCTTGCCCGCCAGGCTGCGCTCCCCGCCGATCAGCAGGTCCCACAGGGACTTGATCTCGCCTTGGGCGGCGAAGTTGCCGCGCACGGTCTTCTGCCGGTTCACCGCCAGGCGCAGCGGCTTGGCCGACGCATCCACCGGCAGCACCAGCTCGGCGTTGGAACGAAGTCCCTGCTGGTTGGCGGCCGTGGCCTGAACCACCAGCTGCTCGCCCCGCAGGTTCGCCTTCACCTGGCCGTCGATTCCGACGCGGGCCGGCGCGCCGCGTTGACGCGCGCCCCGCAGGTTGGCGTCGAGGTCGCCGCGTAGGTCGTCCCCCTGCCCCTGCAGCGACACGCGGGCATCCACCTCGCCCGCCAGATCCTCGTTCAAAGCGCCAAGGCTGACCGAGGTCAGCACGGCCTTCAGCTCGGCGCCGGCGTCGGACAGCGCGCCGTCGATCTCCGCCCGCCCGGCGCCCACCGCCAGGCGCAAGCGCGCCGTCTGGCGCGGACCGCCAAAGCGGAACTGGGCGGTCTCCAGGGTGCGGACCTCGCCGCGCCCCATCCGGCCGCCGCCGTCGAAGGCCAGGCCATAGCCGTCCTGCACATCCGACAGGACGCCGGAGCCATTGATCGTCCAACGGCCGGGGCGCGCATCGCCATTGGCGACGATGGTGAAAGGCAACCGATCCAGCGGACCATCAGCCCGGATCTCCGCCTTCCGCAGCCAGACGTCCGAGCCCTTGGGCACGGCGTTATCGGCCGTCAGGTTCAGCCTGGCGCGTGCGCCGCCGACGCTGTCGGTGATCTGGGCCGTGCCGTTGACCGTCCCCTCGCGCAGCAACGCCCCAGGGCCGATGGCCACGGTCAGGTCCGCCGAGGCGGGCCGGCCGCTGCGCAGGGACAATCCGCCCTTGGCCTTCACACCGCCAGCGTCGGCGTCGAGGCCGCTGAACTCCATCCCGCCGGGCGCGAAGCTGAAATCCGCGCGCGCGCGGGCCGGGCCATACTCGCTGCTCGCCGTGATCGCGATGGCGCCGTCGGTGTCGTTCGCGCCGCGCGCGAAGGTCAGAGTGACCTTCGCGTCCGTCAGCTTCAGGCGCGGCACGTCGATGCTTTCGAAGTCCGCCGTCAGGTCGGCTTTCGGCTGCGACAGGCTGCCGGTGATGGCGCCGGCGCCCTTGGCCTTGCCGGCCAGTTCGAGCGGCCCGACGCGGAACGGCCCGTTGGCGGCCCAGTCGAGCTTGAGCTGCAGCGCGCCCGCCGCGCCGATCAGGCCGGCGGCGGAGGCGTTGGCCGCCGCGCCCGTCAGCTTGGATTCCCCGACCGCCACCCGGCCGTCGGCGAAGCTGCCCTGCAGGGTGAAGCGCGGATCGGCGCCCAGCAGGCGGTCCAACTCGCCAAAGCCGGCGGCGAAGTTCGCGCCGCGCGCGTCCACGGTGAACACCCACGGCTTGCCGGCCGAGGCCTGAGACGCCGACCATTTTCCGCTGACCGTACCCGACGCGTTCGGTCGCGCCGCCGCCAGGTTGGTGACCTGGGCGTCGCCCTTGAACGACAGGCCGCCCAGCAGGCTGCGCTGGCCCTCGCCATCCACCTTGATCCCCGCGCCGTCGATGCGCACGCGGCGCATCAGCAGCCGGCCGTCCGCCAGGCGCGCGCCTTCGAACTTCGCCGTGGGCCGAGCGCCCATCAGGGTTGGGATCAGGCCCTCGCCCAGCCCACCGGAGCCGCGGAAGTCAGCATCGACGGTGAACTCGTTACGTTCGCGAGCGAGCGAAAGCGGTCCCTCGATGCGCGCCAGAGTCAGGCCCAGCAGCGAGCCGCCCTCAGCCACAGCGTCGCCGTCCAGCGACCAGGCCTTGGCGTCGCCGCGCAGGCGTCCGCTGTAACGCGTGCGGCCCAGCTTCGGCTGCGGCGTGATGCGCGACATGTCCTGGACATCCAGATCGACCTCAACCCCGTCGCGATCGGTCATGCGCTTGCCGATATCCGCGCCGCCCTTCAGGGACAGGCGCAGGTTCTCGGCCTCCAGCCGCCCGTCCAGGTCGAAGAACCCGTCCGAGGCTCGCCGCCCCGCAATGGCGAAGGACGCGGTGGGGCCGAAC contains the following coding sequences:
- a CDS encoding translocation/assembly module TamB domain-containing protein, translating into MTDAPPTPPSEEAVAEVVAAAKKVGRSPAFWVMMVAVLAVVLAATASLVVRYGVVSVPGRMFIEARANGLKLGRIGRLKIEGLQGDIWKSFTVRKLSIVDDKGPWLEARNVGVDWTYPALFVRRFKAERITAEQVTVIRRPTLSPKSGQPSKGLPISFDIDALAFRLETLPAFSQTRGLYDVNGDLEIERAGDRRGSVQARSQMHQGDFLRVQFDLGAKDTLLVDAQANELAGGAIAGALGLPADRAFFLDAKATGAMRQGRFDVVARSGDETPLSAQGAWNPQGGRAEGRAVLSSSRLLGQVVRMFGPTASFAIAGRRASDGFFDLDGRLEAENLRLSLKGGADIGKRMTDRDGVEVDLDVQDMSRITPQPKLGRTRYSGRLRGDAKAWSLDGDAVAEGGSLLGLTLARIEGPLSLARERNEFTVDADFRGSGGLGEGLIPTLMGARPTAKFEGARLADGRLLMRRVRIDGAGIKVDGEGQRSLLGGLSFKGDAQVTNLAAARPNASGTVSGKWSASQASAGKPWVFTVDARGANFAAGFGELDRLLGADPRFTLQGSFADGRVAVGESKLTGAAANASAAGLIGAAGALQLKLDWAANGPFRVGPLELAGKAKGAGAITGSLSQPKADLTADFESIDVPRLKLTDAKVTLTFARGANDTDGAIAITASSEYGPARARADFSFAPGGMEFSGLDADAGGVKAKGGLSLRSGRPASADLTVAIGPGALLREGTVNGTAQITDSVGGARARLNLTADNAVPKGSDVWLRKAEIRADGPLDRLPFTIVANGDARPGRWTINGSGVLSDVQDGYGLAFDGGGRMGRGEVRTLETAQFRFGGPRQTARLRLAVGAGRAEIDGALSDAGAELKAVLTSVSLGALNEDLAGEVDARVSLQGQGDDLRGDLDANLRGARQRGAPARVGIDGQVKANLRGEQLVVQATAANQQGLRSNAELVLPVDASAKPLRLAVNRQKTVRGNFAAQGEIKSLWDLLIGGERSLAGKVDIKGSLGGTLSDPRLVGDAAMTGGSFDDGPTGLKLQNVTVRANLADNAIDVSEASAADGRGGSLSGGGRLDLRRDAASSFRLALRRFRLIDNDLATASASGEATVERGADGKVRLAGALTIDEGEISADTVTPPSVPTIEVVERNKPRADSRDLQARRSSPGFALDVTLKAPRRVFVRGRGLDVELSLDAHVGGFSNRPDLTGTARVVRGDYDFAGKRFEFDTRGVVYLANSPERIRLDLSATREDPTLTAVVRILGTAAKPEISLTSTPQLPNDEVLSQVLFGASASQLSPLEAAQLASALAALSGGGGFDVIGGLRNLAGLDRLSFAGDAAGMTVAGGKYITDDVYLELIGGGRDGPAAQVEWRVRRALAIVSRLSSQGDNRLSVRWRKDY